Proteins from a single region of Vulgatibacter sp.:
- a CDS encoding choice-of-anchor D domain-containing protein, producing the protein MRREVLRLAAACLTLLVLAACGDDKVTNVGPAIDVVATHVTEDGRKLLDYGPVPVLDKVVLELLVRNGGLAPLTVRTAVIEGSDDAFRVKVPLGPDGLRIESGNEEVVEVEFQPPAQAEFDGTLTLEHDDQREQPVVVVLKGSGSTVGRVEIDPRSLDFGRVGERTQEVRTVTIRSVGTGPLIVESIVLAGAPEFSLLGSASTPARLPPPEDGMPGGAVDLLVACSPTEASPDEPLEGTLTIGTTDPENREIVVTLGATVNRAPVAVIGDVSGVPAPGDPVALDGSESHDVDGDDPVEYLWRIHRKPLGSEARIDDPAAATPNLLTDLPGTYVVGLDVADSTGLSCLHPDDNPAVPCETITIEVKPADDLYFELVWDHPDTDLDIHLLDDGAPLYSAKDCYYGNVAPDFGTFGDTTDDPRLTRDDLRGFGPERIVFSKPSDGGKFDVAVVFAKTNGALEPATTAILRVYVYGVLEAEMSTVLETRDQRWDVLSIEWPSAVITPIDTVQEP; encoded by the coding sequence GTGAGACGCGAAGTCCTGCGGCTCGCAGCCGCCTGCCTCACCCTGCTCGTCCTCGCCGCCTGCGGCGACGACAAGGTCACCAACGTCGGTCCGGCGATCGACGTGGTCGCCACCCACGTCACCGAGGACGGCCGGAAGCTCCTCGACTACGGCCCCGTTCCCGTCCTCGACAAGGTCGTCCTCGAGCTGCTCGTGCGGAACGGGGGCCTTGCGCCCCTCACCGTGCGGACGGCAGTGATCGAGGGCTCCGACGACGCCTTCCGCGTGAAGGTGCCGCTCGGCCCCGACGGCCTGCGGATCGAGTCGGGCAACGAGGAAGTGGTCGAGGTCGAGTTCCAGCCCCCTGCACAGGCGGAATTCGACGGGACGCTCACCCTCGAGCACGACGACCAGCGCGAGCAGCCGGTGGTGGTGGTGCTGAAGGGCAGCGGCTCGACCGTGGGCCGGGTCGAGATCGATCCGCGCTCCCTCGACTTCGGACGCGTCGGTGAGCGCACCCAGGAAGTGCGCACGGTGACCATCCGCTCCGTGGGCACCGGCCCGCTCATCGTCGAGAGCATCGTGCTCGCCGGCGCGCCGGAGTTCTCGCTTCTCGGCTCCGCCAGCACCCCGGCACGCCTGCCGCCTCCGGAGGACGGGATGCCCGGTGGCGCGGTGGATCTGCTCGTCGCCTGCTCGCCGACCGAGGCGAGCCCGGACGAGCCCCTCGAGGGCACCCTCACCATCGGCACCACCGATCCCGAGAACCGGGAGATCGTGGTGACCCTCGGCGCCACGGTGAACCGCGCCCCCGTCGCCGTCATCGGCGACGTGAGCGGCGTCCCCGCCCCCGGCGATCCGGTGGCGCTGGACGGCAGCGAGTCCCACGACGTGGACGGCGACGATCCGGTGGAATACCTCTGGCGGATCCACCGCAAGCCCCTCGGCTCCGAGGCGCGGATCGACGATCCTGCAGCAGCGACGCCGAACCTGCTCACCGACCTCCCGGGCACCTACGTGGTGGGCCTCGACGTCGCCGACAGCACCGGCCTCTCCTGCCTCCACCCGGACGACAACCCCGCGGTGCCGTGCGAGACGATCACCATCGAGGTGAAGCCGGCGGACGACCTCTACTTCGAGCTCGTCTGGGATCACCCGGACACCGATCTCGACATCCACCTGCTGGACGACGGCGCACCGCTCTACTCGGCGAAAGATTGCTACTACGGCAACGTCGCGCCGGACTTCGGCACCTTCGGCGACACCACCGACGACCCGCGGCTCACCCGCGACGATCTCCGCGGCTTCGGCCCGGAGCGAATCGTCTTCTCGAAGCCGTCGGATGGCGGGAAGTTCGACGTGGCGGTGGTCTTCGCCAAGACCAACGGCGCCCTCGAGCCCGCCACCACCGCCATTCTCCGCGTCTACGTCTACGGCGTCCTGGAGGCGGAGATGTCGACCGTCCTCGAGACCCGCGATCAGCGCTGGGACGTCCTCTCGATCGAGTGGCCGTCCGCGGTGATCACCCCCATCGACACCGTGCAGGAGCCGTAG
- a CDS encoding IPT/TIG domain-containing protein, whose protein sequence is MRRLVRKTRGFALLGAVIPWLVVAGATVAVGCGGETPPPTGGTGGNKPPVVKPGTGGSGGDGGTGGVGGAGGAGGSGGTPLADLRVDNARPPRGTMLGGETIIVSGAGFVLSVDDGVRPDEVTEVYVGENRAVGARVIDDDTILVTTPPGLEGDADIRVVNTSGESTCTACFRYQAPVDLDGVEPPTGSIDGGTLITVRGENLRPSMIVLIGNRAAIDVQQQADGSLTGILPPGDVAGAVDVRVFDEDGQASLRKAFSYEAPLEITLVDPPGGPVAGGNVIHVEGAGFAGDAEVFVGGALATSTLQDDGSLRVTVPAGAAAGLVELEVRTAAGSTTSAYAYYDPAETTVQLYAVSLPTGSLAGGEQVTLVGSNLDGGNLTVRFDGVLAADATALSSNFVTATVPAAAAPGLVDVEVRVTAGGDTLAGGYRYVDTISVATVVPGSGPEAGGTSIDITGAGFPVGARVFVGALEATNVERLSSTHLRAVTPMGSDGPVPVRVVDPADATNVGRLAAAFVYEGDFEVMRSEPSAGARAGGTRVTVRGKGFRPGLGGSFGAAAATEVQVIDSHTAALVAPRGNVGTVDLTVDSGAGDQVTLVGAFTYFDPTNATGGASGGPLNGTLNVTVLDGGHPRNRSRLGVPLPNAFVILGTDDSTHLQGLTDDRGQITFSDPTLVKAQIVSVALDAYESATVVNQNSENLTVYLTANFEPVECDNGLDDDGDGLIDWDGDGDPTKADLDGCQCGPSNSPMPDLCMCPMQPQEAGTCCDGEDNDGDGLIDAEDPDCQCSGGSSEGPLAQCSNCIDDDGDGGIDFFNMNGPSDSGCASGGDNDERGVIVAGKVWGFKLPGGRQLAGNEQEAAFVRISVPTVYDAPPFRSPQGGILITKEGGAFAYEFASTRYMAIYAVYGILNVDTNEFEPLLMGVRRNVSPTPGRDITDADIVLDMHLSLDVPVTIDNPPSWFGTQGSSQVFAYMNLGLEGIIPVGQASTGATPGSTMLENLPALSGESFIFQLWGGVAASQQLPLTATFRRQDGDISTGITMGPLMGLTRLVQPTVRFNGVIEWTAEAGPTPEVAVVSIDEPTMAGPIPQWNMVLPGSERRVSVPPAVLQRLRDKYPPGTALQLTIITGREPRFSFDQWNYSNLSLDAFSSFTYDVQLLPL, encoded by the coding sequence ATGCGCAGGCTCGTTCGGAAGACGCGTGGATTCGCGCTGCTCGGCGCGGTCATTCCCTGGCTGGTTGTTGCCGGCGCCACCGTGGCGGTGGGCTGTGGCGGCGAGACGCCGCCGCCCACCGGGGGCACCGGCGGCAACAAGCCGCCGGTGGTGAAGCCGGGTACCGGCGGCTCCGGTGGTGACGGTGGCACCGGTGGTGTCGGCGGTGCAGGTGGCGCTGGCGGCAGCGGCGGTACGCCCCTGGCCGACCTCCGGGTCGACAACGCCCGCCCGCCCCGCGGCACGATGCTGGGCGGCGAGACGATCATCGTCAGCGGCGCGGGCTTCGTCCTCTCCGTCGACGACGGCGTCAGGCCCGACGAGGTGACCGAGGTCTACGTGGGCGAGAACCGCGCCGTCGGGGCGCGGGTCATCGACGACGACACCATCCTCGTCACCACGCCGCCGGGCCTCGAAGGCGACGCGGACATCCGCGTGGTCAACACCAGCGGCGAGTCGACCTGCACCGCCTGCTTCCGTTACCAGGCGCCGGTGGACCTCGACGGTGTCGAGCCGCCCACCGGCTCGATCGACGGCGGCACCCTGATCACCGTCCGGGGCGAGAACCTCCGCCCCTCGATGATCGTGCTCATCGGCAACCGGGCTGCCATCGACGTGCAGCAGCAGGCCGACGGCTCGCTCACCGGCATCCTTCCGCCCGGTGACGTCGCCGGCGCCGTCGACGTGCGCGTCTTCGACGAAGACGGCCAGGCCTCGCTGCGCAAGGCCTTCAGCTACGAGGCCCCGCTCGAGATCACCCTCGTCGATCCGCCCGGCGGCCCCGTCGCCGGCGGCAACGTGATCCACGTGGAGGGTGCAGGCTTCGCGGGCGATGCCGAGGTCTTCGTCGGCGGCGCACTCGCCACCTCGACCCTCCAGGACGACGGCAGCCTCCGGGTGACCGTGCCGGCCGGCGCCGCCGCCGGTCTGGTCGAGCTCGAGGTGCGCACCGCGGCGGGCAGCACCACCAGCGCCTACGCCTACTACGATCCCGCCGAGACGACGGTGCAGCTCTACGCGGTCTCGCTCCCCACCGGCAGCCTCGCCGGCGGCGAGCAGGTGACCCTTGTCGGCAGCAACCTCGACGGCGGCAACCTCACCGTCCGCTTCGACGGCGTGCTCGCCGCAGATGCGACCGCCCTCTCGTCGAATTTCGTCACCGCCACCGTGCCCGCCGCCGCAGCGCCGGGGTTGGTGGACGTGGAAGTTCGCGTCACCGCCGGCGGCGACACCCTCGCCGGCGGCTACCGCTACGTCGACACCATCTCCGTCGCCACCGTGGTTCCGGGCAGCGGCCCCGAGGCAGGCGGCACCTCGATCGACATCACCGGCGCCGGCTTCCCCGTCGGCGCCCGGGTCTTCGTCGGCGCCCTCGAGGCGACGAACGTCGAGCGGCTCTCCTCCACCCACCTCCGCGCGGTGACGCCGATGGGCAGCGACGGCCCGGTGCCGGTGCGCGTGGTCGATCCCGCCGACGCGACCAACGTCGGCCGCCTCGCCGCAGCCTTCGTCTACGAGGGTGATTTCGAGGTGATGCGCTCCGAGCCCTCCGCCGGCGCGCGCGCCGGTGGCACCCGGGTCACGGTCCGCGGCAAGGGCTTCCGCCCCGGCCTCGGCGGCAGCTTCGGCGCCGCCGCAGCCACCGAGGTGCAGGTGATCGACTCCCACACCGCGGCGCTCGTCGCGCCCCGCGGCAACGTGGGCACCGTCGACCTCACCGTCGACTCTGGCGCCGGCGACCAGGTCACGCTGGTCGGCGCCTTCACCTACTTCGATCCCACCAACGCCACGGGCGGCGCCTCCGGCGGTCCCCTCAACGGCACCCTGAACGTCACCGTCCTCGACGGGGGGCACCCGCGAAACCGCTCCCGACTCGGCGTGCCGCTTCCGAACGCCTTCGTGATCCTCGGCACCGACGACTCCACGCACCTGCAGGGCCTCACCGACGACCGCGGGCAGATCACCTTCTCCGACCCCACGCTGGTCAAGGCGCAGATCGTCTCGGTCGCCCTCGATGCCTACGAGAGCGCCACGGTCGTGAACCAGAACTCCGAGAACCTCACCGTCTATCTGACCGCAAATTTTGAACCGGTCGAGTGTGACAACGGCCTCGACGACGACGGCGACGGCCTCATCGACTGGGACGGCGACGGCGACCCGACCAAGGCCGATCTCGACGGCTGCCAGTGCGGCCCCAGCAACTCGCCGATGCCGGACCTCTGCATGTGCCCGATGCAGCCCCAGGAGGCAGGGACCTGCTGCGACGGCGAGGACAACGACGGCGACGGCCTCATCGACGCCGAGGATCCAGACTGCCAGTGCTCGGGCGGCTCCTCCGAGGGCCCCCTCGCCCAGTGCTCGAACTGCATCGACGACGACGGCGACGGCGGAATCGACTTCTTCAACATGAACGGCCCGTCCGACAGCGGCTGCGCTAGCGGGGGCGACAACGACGAGCGCGGCGTGATCGTCGCCGGCAAGGTCTGGGGCTTCAAGCTCCCCGGCGGCAGGCAGCTGGCGGGCAACGAGCAGGAGGCCGCCTTCGTCCGGATCTCGGTGCCCACCGTCTACGACGCCCCGCCCTTCCGCAGTCCGCAGGGCGGCATCCTGATCACCAAGGAGGGCGGCGCCTTCGCCTACGAGTTCGCCTCGACCCGCTACATGGCGATCTACGCCGTCTACGGCATCCTCAACGTCGACACGAACGAGTTCGAGCCGCTGCTCATGGGCGTGCGCCGCAACGTGAGCCCGACCCCGGGCCGCGACATCACCGACGCGGACATCGTCCTCGACATGCACCTCTCGCTCGACGTGCCGGTGACCATCGACAACCCGCCCTCCTGGTTCGGCACCCAGGGCTCGTCGCAGGTCTTCGCCTACATGAACCTCGGCCTCGAGGGGATCATCCCCGTGGGCCAGGCGAGCACCGGCGCGACGCCGGGCTCCACCATGCTCGAGAACCTGCCGGCGCTCTCGGGCGAGAGCTTCATCTTCCAGCTCTGGGGCGGCGTCGCCGCGAGCCAGCAGCTGCCGCTCACCGCCACCTTCCGGCGGCAGGACGGCGACATCTCCACCGGCATCACCATGGGGCCGCTCATGGGCCTCACCCGCCTCGTCCAGCCGACCGTGCGCTTCAACGGCGTGATCGAGTGGACGGCCGAGGCGGGCCCCACCCCCGAGGTGGCGGTGGTGAGCATCGACGAGCCGACCATGGCCGGACCGATCCCGCAGTGGAACATGGTGCTGCCGGGTAGCGAGCGGCGCGTCTCGGTGCCGCCTGCGGTGCTGCAGCGGCTCCGCGACAAATACCCGCCCGGCACCGCGCTCCAGCTCACCATCATCACCGGCAGGGAGCCGCGTTTCAGCTTCGACCAGTGGAACTACAGCAACCTCAGCCTCGACGCCTTCTCCAGCTTCACCTACGACGTGCAGCTGCTGCCCCTGTGA
- a CDS encoding ferredoxin--NADP reductase — translation MSTPFHPARIVASWPEAPLLRGLRLQVAPGVAASYRHAGQFLKVRRPGETDGAFFAIASGPGGDTVELLVKQGEGLPDELVALPVGAEVETTLAMGSGFPLEENRGRDVLLFATGSGIAPIRAALQEILGERDRWGAVELFFGVRTPEDFPYGAELDGLAAQGVKVHRVISQQGPQAGHARYVQERFRAELPRVENAVAFLCGLQGMIDGVTEALCRCGLPAERIHLNV, via the coding sequence ATGTCCACGCCCTTTCATCCCGCCCGCATCGTGGCGAGCTGGCCCGAGGCGCCGCTCCTCCGGGGCCTGCGCCTGCAGGTCGCGCCGGGGGTAGCGGCGAGCTACCGGCATGCCGGGCAATTCCTCAAGGTGCGCCGCCCCGGGGAGACGGACGGCGCCTTCTTCGCCATCGCCAGCGGGCCCGGCGGCGACACCGTCGAGCTGCTGGTGAAGCAGGGCGAGGGGCTTCCCGACGAGCTGGTCGCGCTGCCGGTCGGGGCGGAGGTCGAGACCACCCTGGCGATGGGGAGCGGCTTTCCCCTCGAGGAGAACCGGGGGCGGGACGTGCTCCTCTTCGCCACCGGCTCCGGCATCGCGCCGATCCGGGCAGCGCTCCAGGAGATCCTCGGCGAGCGGGATCGGTGGGGCGCGGTGGAGCTCTTCTTCGGCGTGCGCACGCCGGAGGATTTCCCCTACGGCGCCGAGCTCGATGGGCTCGCCGCGCAGGGCGTGAAGGTCCACCGGGTGATCTCGCAGCAGGGGCCGCAGGCGGGGCACGCCCGCTACGTGCAGGAGCGCTTCCGCGCGGAGCTGCCGCGGGTGGAGAACGCGGTGGCCTTCCTCTGCGGGCTGCAGGGGATGATCGACGGGGTGACCGAGGCGCTCTGCCGCTGCGGGCTACCGGCGGAGCGGATCCACCTCAACGTCTGA
- the gyrA gene encoding DNA gyrase subunit A translates to MSSDTPTTPPPRAPSANTLPINIEDEMRKSYLDYSMSVIIGRALPDVRDGLKPVHRRILYAMFDEGLLHNRKFSKCAGVVGEVLKKYHPHGDASVYDALVRLAQEWNLRYLLVDGQGNFGSIDGDSAAAYRYTEARLTKLAEMLLADIEKDTVDHGPNFDDSTTEPLVMPTRFPNLLVNGSAGIAVGMATNVPPHNMGEVLDASLHLIDNPKCTIQDLMEYVPGPDFPTGGIINGRGGILEAYLSGRGSIRLRAVYEIEEYDKGNRERIIVRELPYQVNKARLIERIAELVKDKKIEGISDIRDESDREEKVRIVVEVKRDAMAQVVVNNLFQQTSLETTFGVTMLAIDGGVPKVLTLKEMLERFIAHRRDVVTRRTRYDLRKAEDRQHIVEGLVVAQDLIDLVVALIRASKDPEEARWGLENILSDELYKHERFTHLPRLDPKIAEAGLARVVERVQRDEPRYAGLSRQYMGAGFSELQAKAILDMRLARLTNMEREELVNELVGLIRSIVWYKEILSNEATLLGVIKGELKEIRDLFADPRRTEIHGEAGVITREDLIAEEDMVVTMSHRGYVKRNSVSLYKAQKRGGRGKSGASTREEDFIESLFVASTHAYLLVFTTKGKLYWLKVHEIPQAGRTALGKPIVNLVQFQEGETLAKVLPVRRFEEGKYVISVTRKGIIKKTDLMAYSNVRANGIIALGIDEGDELVQVMLTDGSSHILITTANGMAIRFEESEVRAMGRAAYGVKAISLEDDDVVVGADLVASGTAILTITENGFGKRTEESEYRTQGRGGKGLITIKTTDRNGKVAGVSQVHDDDEAMLITNAGTLIRMAVNEISMIGRNTQGVRLITVGKGEKVVSVARLADVGKAEEEVLGEDLGEELGAAAPEGAGEAEAAAEAETEGGSEGGGEPETEA, encoded by the coding sequence ATGTCCAGCGACACGCCGACCACCCCGCCGCCGCGCGCGCCCTCTGCGAACACCCTGCCGATCAACATCGAAGACGAGATGCGCAAGTCGTATCTCGACTACTCGATGTCGGTGATCATCGGCCGCGCGCTCCCCGACGTGCGCGACGGCCTGAAGCCCGTGCACCGGCGCATCCTCTACGCGATGTTCGACGAGGGGCTGCTCCACAACCGGAAGTTCTCGAAGTGCGCCGGCGTGGTGGGCGAGGTGCTCAAGAAGTATCACCCGCACGGCGACGCGTCGGTCTACGACGCGCTGGTGCGCCTCGCGCAGGAGTGGAACCTCCGCTACCTGCTCGTCGACGGGCAGGGCAACTTCGGCTCGATCGACGGCGACTCCGCGGCGGCCTACCGTTACACCGAGGCGCGGCTCACCAAGCTCGCCGAGATGCTGCTCGCCGACATCGAGAAGGACACGGTCGACCACGGTCCGAACTTCGACGATTCGACCACCGAGCCGCTGGTGATGCCCACCCGCTTCCCCAACCTGCTGGTCAACGGCTCGGCGGGCATCGCGGTGGGCATGGCGACCAACGTCCCGCCCCACAACATGGGCGAGGTCCTCGACGCGTCGCTGCACCTCATCGACAACCCGAAGTGCACCATCCAGGACCTGATGGAGTACGTGCCGGGTCCGGACTTCCCCACCGGCGGCATCATCAACGGCCGCGGCGGGATCCTCGAGGCCTACCTCTCCGGCCGCGGCTCGATCCGCCTCCGGGCGGTCTACGAGATCGAGGAGTACGACAAGGGCAACCGCGAGCGGATCATCGTCCGCGAGCTGCCCTACCAGGTGAACAAGGCGCGCCTGATCGAGCGCATCGCCGAGCTGGTCAAGGACAAGAAGATCGAGGGGATCTCCGACATCCGCGACGAGTCGGATCGCGAAGAGAAGGTCCGCATCGTCGTCGAGGTGAAGCGCGACGCCATGGCCCAGGTCGTGGTGAACAACCTCTTCCAGCAGACGTCGCTCGAGACCACCTTCGGCGTCACCATGCTCGCCATCGACGGCGGCGTGCCCAAGGTCCTCACCCTCAAGGAGATGCTGGAGCGCTTCATCGCGCACCGGCGCGACGTCGTCACCAGGCGCACCCGCTACGATCTGCGCAAGGCCGAGGATCGCCAGCACATCGTCGAGGGCCTCGTCGTCGCGCAGGACCTCATCGATCTCGTGGTGGCGCTGATCCGCGCCTCGAAGGATCCCGAGGAAGCCCGCTGGGGCCTCGAGAACATCCTCTCGGACGAGCTCTACAAGCACGAGCGCTTCACCCACCTGCCCCGGCTCGATCCGAAGATCGCCGAGGCGGGCCTCGCCCGCGTGGTCGAGCGCGTGCAGCGCGACGAGCCGCGCTACGCCGGCCTCTCCCGCCAGTACATGGGCGCGGGCTTCTCCGAGCTGCAGGCCAAGGCGATTCTCGACATGCGCCTCGCCCGCCTCACCAACATGGAGCGGGAGGAGCTGGTCAACGAGCTGGTCGGGCTGATCCGCAGCATCGTCTGGTACAAGGAGATCCTCTCGAACGAGGCGACGCTCCTCGGCGTGATCAAGGGCGAGCTCAAGGAGATCCGCGACCTCTTCGCCGATCCCCGCCGCACCGAGATCCACGGCGAGGCCGGCGTCATCACCCGCGAGGACCTCATCGCCGAGGAGGACATGGTCGTGACCATGAGCCACCGCGGCTACGTGAAGCGCAACTCGGTCAGCCTCTACAAGGCGCAGAAGCGCGGTGGCCGCGGCAAGAGCGGCGCTTCCACCCGCGAAGAGGACTTCATCGAGTCGCTCTTCGTGGCGAGCACCCACGCCTACCTGCTGGTCTTCACCACCAAGGGCAAGCTCTACTGGCTCAAGGTCCACGAGATCCCGCAGGCGGGACGCACCGCGCTCGGCAAGCCGATCGTGAACCTGGTGCAGTTCCAGGAGGGCGAGACCCTCGCCAAGGTGCTGCCGGTCCGCCGCTTCGAGGAAGGCAAGTACGTCATCTCGGTGACCCGCAAGGGCATCATCAAGAAGACCGACCTGATGGCCTACTCGAACGTGCGCGCCAACGGGATCATCGCGCTGGGCATCGACGAGGGCGACGAGCTCGTCCAGGTGATGCTCACCGACGGCTCCTCCCACATTCTGATCACCACCGCCAACGGCATGGCGATCCGCTTCGAGGAGAGCGAGGTCCGCGCCATGGGCCGCGCCGCCTACGGCGTGAAGGCCATCTCCCTCGAGGACGACGACGTGGTGGTGGGCGCCGATCTGGTGGCGTCGGGCACCGCGATCCTCACCATCACCGAGAACGGCTTCGGCAAGCGCACCGAGGAGAGCGAGTACCGGACGCAGGGCCGCGGCGGCAAGGGTCTGATCACGATCAAGACCACCGACCGCAACGGCAAGGTGGCGGGCGTCAGCCAGGTGCACGACGACGACGAGGCGATGCTGATCACCAACGCCGGCACGCTCATCCGCATGGCGGTGAACGAGATCAGCATGATCGGCCGCAACACCCAGGGCGTGCGCCTCATCACCGTGGGCAAGGGCGAGAAGGTGGTCTCCGTGGCCCGCCTCGCCGACGTGGGCAAGGCCGAAGAAGAAGTGCTCGGCGAAGACCTCGGCGAGGAGCTCGGCGCAGCAGCACCGGAAGGTGCCGGCGAGGCCGAGGCCGCCGCCGAGGCAGAGACCGAGGGTGGCTCCGAGGGTGGCGGCGAGCCCGAGACCGAGGCCTGA
- a CDS encoding tetratricopeptide repeat protein, whose protein sequence is MERSRIGVFALAALAAGGLAWGVHYNSVGARLERASELVFERKYEEAVAAYRAIVAGLDPDEDREGWVEAHARLGEITYLELSEPRRAAEIYRRLIATAPQAEESWTARERLAEIARGELDDVHDAIAQWEALARSGRPNADRFALKIARAYFSLGDYEQCRQEAQALAERSPGGRWTADALFLLATAFQMENRHDEAVAAFEVVESRYPDTAVAARSRYQIGQSKASQRDWEGAQAALLAALETHPDPWRVQADLARVRKHLAELRKMRPLTRNEALAH, encoded by the coding sequence GTGGAGCGTTCCCGCATCGGCGTCTTCGCTCTCGCCGCGCTCGCAGCAGGCGGGCTGGCCTGGGGCGTCCACTACAACTCGGTGGGCGCCCGCCTCGAGCGGGCCTCCGAGCTCGTCTTCGAGCGCAAATACGAGGAGGCGGTCGCCGCCTACCGGGCGATCGTGGCGGGCCTCGATCCCGACGAGGATCGGGAGGGCTGGGTCGAGGCCCACGCGCGCCTGGGCGAGATCACCTACCTCGAGCTCTCCGAGCCCCGCCGGGCGGCGGAGATCTACCGCAGGCTGATCGCCACCGCGCCGCAGGCGGAGGAGAGCTGGACCGCCCGCGAGCGCCTCGCCGAAATCGCCAGGGGCGAGCTCGACGACGTGCACGACGCCATCGCGCAGTGGGAGGCGCTCGCCCGCTCCGGCAGGCCGAACGCCGACCGCTTCGCGCTCAAGATCGCGCGGGCCTATTTCTCCCTGGGCGACTACGAGCAGTGCAGGCAGGAGGCGCAGGCGCTGGCGGAGCGATCGCCCGGCGGCCGCTGGACCGCGGACGCGCTCTTCCTCCTCGCCACCGCCTTCCAAATGGAGAACCGCCACGACGAGGCGGTCGCCGCCTTCGAGGTGGTCGAGTCGCGCTACCCGGACACGGCAGTGGCGGCGCGTTCGCGCTACCAGATCGGCCAGTCCAAGGCATCACAGCGCGATTGGGAAGGGGCACAGGCGGCGCTCCTCGCGGCGCTCGAGACCCACCCCGATCCTTGGCGGGTGCAGGCGGATCTCGCCCGGGTGCGCAAGCACCTCGCCGAGCTCCGCAAGATGCGTCCGCTGACCCGCAACGAAGCGCTCGCCCACTGA
- the hemL gene encoding glutamate-1-semialdehyde 2,1-aminomutase, protein MDHSRSADLFQRAQRQIPGGVNSPVRAFRGVGGQPLFFDRGEGAWLVDVDGNRYVDYVGSWGPLLFGHAWQPVVDAVCDAAKKGTSFGAPHAGEVDFAQLICSMVPSVEKVRLVSSGTEATSAAIRLARAATGRDRILKFEGCYHGASDSLLVKAGSGVETLGLPDSPGVPADLAKHTLTLPFNDEKRLRAFFEQHGDTIACAIIEPVVGNMGVLLPKPGFHEALREVTQAHGTVLIWDEVMTGFRLSRSGAQGRLGMTPDLSTFGKVIGGGLPVGAYGGKNELMKLIAPEGPVYQAGTLSGNPLAVAAGMKMLGALDEAAFARLETQCEKLYAGIEEALRDTGVPARLNRIGSMWTLYFTPDEVYDYDSAKKADTAKFGRFYWECIERGVYLSPSQFESCFVSLAHGDAEIEHTVRGIRGALEAVR, encoded by the coding sequence ATGGACCACAGCCGCAGCGCCGACCTCTTCCAGCGTGCACAGCGCCAGATCCCCGGCGGCGTCAACTCGCCGGTCCGCGCCTTCCGGGGCGTGGGCGGACAGCCGCTCTTCTTCGACCGCGGCGAGGGCGCGTGGCTCGTCGACGTCGACGGCAACCGCTATGTCGATTACGTCGGCTCCTGGGGCCCGCTCCTCTTCGGCCACGCCTGGCAGCCGGTGGTCGATGCGGTCTGCGACGCGGCGAAGAAGGGCACCTCCTTCGGCGCGCCGCACGCCGGCGAGGTCGACTTCGCCCAGCTCATCTGCAGCATGGTCCCCTCGGTGGAGAAGGTCCGCCTCGTCTCCTCCGGCACCGAGGCCACCTCCGCGGCGATCCGCCTCGCCCGCGCCGCCACCGGCCGCGATCGCATCCTCAAATTCGAGGGCTGCTACCACGGTGCCTCCGACTCGCTGCTGGTGAAGGCCGGCTCCGGCGTCGAGACCCTGGGCCTCCCCGACTCGCCGGGTGTGCCGGCGGATCTGGCGAAGCACACCCTCACCCTGCCCTTCAACGACGAGAAGCGGCTGCGGGCGTTCTTCGAGCAGCACGGCGACACCATCGCCTGCGCGATCATCGAGCCGGTGGTCGGCAACATGGGCGTCTTGCTGCCGAAGCCCGGCTTCCACGAGGCGCTGCGCGAGGTGACGCAGGCGCACGGCACCGTGCTCATCTGGGACGAGGTGATGACCGGCTTCCGCCTCTCTCGCTCTGGCGCGCAGGGCCGCTTGGGGATGACGCCGGACCTCTCCACCTTCGGCAAGGTGATCGGCGGCGGCCTGCCGGTGGGTGCCTATGGCGGCAAGAACGAGCTGATGAAGCTGATCGCGCCGGAGGGGCCGGTCTACCAGGCGGGCACGCTCTCGGGAAATCCGCTGGCGGTGGCTGCGGGCATGAAGATGCTCGGTGCCCTCGACGAGGCTGCGTTCGCCAGGCTCGAGACCCAGTGCGAGAAGCTCTACGCCGGCATCGAGGAGGCGCTCCGCGACACCGGCGTGCCGGCGCGGCTCAATCGCATCGGCAGCATGTGGACGCTCTACTTCACGCCGGACGAGGTCTACGACTACGACTCGGCGAAGAAGGCGGACACGGCGAAGTTCGGCCGCTTCTATTGGGAGTGCATCGAGCGCGGCGTCTACCTCTCGCCCTCGCAGTTCGAGTCGTGCTTCGTGTCGCTCGCCCACGGCGACGCGGAGATCGAGCACACGGTGCGCGGGATCCGCGGGGCGCTCGAAGCGGTGCGCTGA